The Deltaproteobacteria bacterium nucleotide sequence CCATTTCGGTGTGGTCACGGTCTTCAACCTGATGATCGCCCTCGATACGCCGCCTTTCGGCGAGACGGCCTTCATCACCAGTGCGATCAGCGAAACACCCCTGGGCGAGGTATTCAAGGAGATGATGATATTCATCGCTTTTGAGCTGATAGCCCTTTTCCTGGTCACGTACCTGCCTGATACGGTCCTCTGGATACCCCGGCTGGCGGGCTACGACGGCTGACTAGGCGGGGGCCGTCCTGCACAGGGGACGAGGTCCGATCGGAGCGGGC carries:
- a CDS encoding TRAP transporter large permease subunit, which gives rise to HFGVVTVFNLMIALDTPPFGETAFITSAISETPLGEVFKEMMIFIAFELIALFLVTYLPDTVLWIPRLAGYDG